The nucleotide sequence taacataggctgggtaaaacaaataagcatgggtgtagcttgcttattgcggcggctactaccccgaactaatcaagctagatatttcacttggatgcagctccatcactgctctctacattaaaactgggggtggaagggaaatagaaccaagagctaagagaaacagataagtatgagacaaaaaatgtgtgaagcttgctgggcagactggatgggccatttggtcttcttctgccgtcatttctatgtttctatgtttctataatgggagctcccctgtgtggattctcatgtgtttagTGAGGGTACTGTTCTCagggaatcttttattacattcactacaagagaatggtcgctcccctgtgtggattctcatgtgacgtGTGAGGGTACTGTTCTCagggaatcttttattacattcactacaagagaatggtcgctcccctgtgtggattcttatgTGACTTTTGAGGGCACCCTTCttagtgaatcttttattacattcactacatgagaatcgTCTGTCACCTGTGTGGATACTCATGTGTCTGGTGAGGGTACCCTTCCTACGGAAGCTTTTATTATATTCAATACACAGGTATGGTCTTTCATcggtgtggattttctggtgttgggagAGGTGTGATTTGCTAATGAAACgttttccacattcagtacagGAGAATGGTCTTTCTCCTGTGTGGATGCGCTGGTGCAACAGTAACTTATCCTTATGACggaagcttttcccacactccGTGCAGGTAAATGGTTTGTTTCCAgggtggattttctggtgttgtgtGAGGTTTTTGTTCCTAACAAAACAATTTCTACCTTTAGTGCTCGAGAATGGTCTCTCAccggtgtggattttctggtaCGAGATTAGTGTATTCTGGCTAATGAAGCTTTTCCCACCCTTACTATCTGTAAATGGTCTCTCTCCAGTGTAGATGTTGTGATGTAAGTTTAGCTTATACTTACTAATTACATTTTTCCTCCAAATATTGCATGGAAAGTGTTTCTCTGTTTCATGTATGTTTAGGTGcacttttagatttttcttctgactaaagcttttcccacatttatTGCATAGAAATAGAGTTTGGAGTGGGTGGGATTTCTGATGCAATATTAATTGCGATTCTTTACCAAAGCTTTTACCACAGGAGTCACAcagaaaggatttcttcccttccccctccttctggTGAAGAGCAGAAGTCTTTTGATCACTGTTATTGCTCTGGAAGGGGTTCTCTGTGCTCACGTGTCTCTGGTGCTCAGGGATGACTTTGACCTGCATCTCACATGCAGTGACTCCATCCTGTGAGCCTCCTGCAGGGTCTCTATGCTTCTTCTCTGACTCCTGCTGACTATTCCTGGTGTTGCTCCTCTCAGTCCCCTGTGAAAAATTCTCAAAGACATTTCCTGATTCTCTTGGGATCAGTCCTTCTCCCATAGGCTGTTCTTCTCGATTTTCCTCCTTTATGTGCTGTGTGACCTCATCACTTGCTGGTGACAGAAGAAGACATTAATCATGCATTAGTGACCAAGCAAATGGATCTGGGTTTTGGATCCTATAATCACTGCTCTGGCAGTGTCGCACAGTGATAGAGCTGTGCATTTCTGACCAACCACTGGTGACCATGAAAAACTTCTAACAATGGGGTTTGCACCAAAAGCCTTATGAGATGagctcctaaatatgtataacctagaggagaggagaaagggggagatacgatagagacaCTTACATACCTGAAATGTAATAATGCTCAAGAAGTAAACGTcttttgaatggaaaataatttgtaGAGCAA is from Rhinatrema bivittatum chromosome 2, aRhiBiv1.1, whole genome shotgun sequence and encodes:
- the LOC115083738 gene encoding oocyte zinc finger protein XlCOF6.1-like isoform X1 — translated: MRTLISLASDEVTQHIKEENREEQPMGEGLIPRESGNVFENFSQGTERSNTRNSQQESEKKHRDPAGGSQDGVTACEMQVKVIPEHQRHVSTENPFQSNNSDQKTSALHQKEGEGKKSFLCDSCGKSFGKESQLILHQKSHPLQTLFLCNKCGKSFSQKKNLKVHLNIHETEKHFPCNIWRKNVISKYKLNLHHNIYTGERPFTDSKGGKSFISQNTLISYQKIHTGERPFSSTKGRNCFVRNKNLTQHQKIHPGNKPFTCTECGKSFRHKDKLLLHQRIHTGERPFSCTECGKRFISKSHLSQHQKIHTDERPYLCIEYNKSFRRKGTLTRHMSIHTGDRRFSCSECNKRFTKKGALKSHIRIHTGERPFSCSECNKRFPENSTLTRHMRIHTGERPFSCSECNKRFPENSTLTKHMRIHTGELPL
- the LOC115083738 gene encoding oocyte zinc finger protein XlCOF6.1-like isoform X2, producing the protein MMRSHSNLKEEIREGLIPRESGNVFENFSQGTERSNTRNSQQESEKKHRDPAGGSQDGVTACEMQVKVIPEHQRHVSTENPFQSNNSDQKTSALHQKEGEGKKSFLCDSCGKSFGKESQLILHQKSHPLQTLFLCNKCGKSFSQKKNLKVHLNIHETEKHFPCNIWRKNVISKYKLNLHHNIYTGERPFTDSKGGKSFISQNTLISYQKIHTGERPFSSTKGRNCFVRNKNLTQHQKIHPGNKPFTCTECGKSFRHKDKLLLHQRIHTGERPFSCTECGKRFISKSHLSQHQKIHTDERPYLCIEYNKSFRRKGTLTRHMSIHTGDRRFSCSECNKRFTKKGALKSHIRIHTGERPFSCSECNKRFPENSTLTRHMRIHTGERPFSCSECNKRFPENSTLTKHMRIHTGELPL